The window agtgtggggtagtgatgtttggctataattccatatttttagtgcattacttaccttacattttggggctttaatgctaaactatacaatatttgtgcttaattgagtttattttatgtgtaggtacgttaaagacgaaattgggagcaaagtagagattttatgtgtattttatacactacaagaatggagttatgattatttaattagtgGATATATAAGGATTAAAGTTTAACATTACAAAGGAAGACAAAAGAGACAAatcaaaagaagacaaaaagaacaattgaaaaaagaaacaaaaacgtGAATTGGAAATGTTAGGCAACAAAATTGAATCGAAGCAGCAGCAGGCGTAGTGAGCTACTTTGCTCGCGTTAGAGCAGGCGAGATGAGGATTAAAGCTGCGTCGCACGGGCTACAGCGAGATGAAGCTCGCGTTTTGCCTCGCGCCGCGAGGCCTGTAGCGAGGGTATTCCGGGTTTTTAAGCCTATTTTATCTCctttttggttttggacttggttatttcgtctaggcttttttcctacacatataaatagttatTAAACACCATTTGTAGAGGAGTTTTTGTCACCGGAGGCAAGAACATCACGTGTAAcaacttttggaggagaaaatcatcgAGTTCTTCATTACTTTATCTTTactttgtaatttgtttatgcaaaatacttggaaaattgttactacgaacattagtggctaagcactctagttctagggttgtggttgacatgattattaatgtttattaataacatctttgttaattcggattatcatcttgtggttgtttctttaattctagttttaacttgtgaattgtagtagctaccaattcaccctactatctatgctatgcttggggaaagccgtgtttagattagagtagaattagagagagcttgtttctgaacccatGGCTCGGGGGAcgatttcgcggttaggatagaaatatacctaacaATTTTGCTTAattgaataccgtattatatttgttcatgatagactcaataccataggaatatatgATTAATATATTGTGGGCAGACGAGTAGTATTGTGGGACcatgctattcatataaacgatCAGATTAATTAGCAATCATAGATAATCTGGATTAACGAGTgtgattattgaacttaatagTATTGATAAActaaccacaaccctagaattcTTACCTCCTCTGAATTGAAATCTCATCATACACATTTGCATTCTTGATAaattagttgttacttgtttaattttcgcattagtagattaatagaaaaaCATCATTATTAAATATCttggacaattaattgattttagtttgcttagttgaCAATTGATCTAAGTCtatgtgggttcgacatccgactttcgagtcactttattacttgacggccatGTATACTTGCATGTACTTGAGGAACCAACAAGTTTTTGATGCCGTTGCCGGTgacttagttattgattgtttatctaagttaagcttttattcgttatttgttcaagttttaatttttagtttgctttatttgtgATAACGCAGACTCTTCTCTTGAACAAACgaacgaacacttcatagagtgaggagggaagttgaagctagaactagaattgtaagagagttggacatcgtagttcaaccacagccaatagagatggcagATAATTAAGGGCGTCCGGTGATAAAAGTTGCGaggcccaatcttgctaatatgactcaggcaaTTGTGAAGCCTGAGATCACGAGtcactttgaactcaaacagtacatggtagagttgattcagtccacagggcaaTATGTGGTTGTATCTCACGAAGACCCGTAGAGGCACATTCAGATCTTCCTGGAAATTACAGACACTTAAGGCTGATAATGTTTCCCTTTTCACTGCtaggggaagctaaggaatggttgcaaaaggagtcCGCAAACTCAATCCACAATTGGGGTGATtagcaaggaaattcttaattAAGATTTTTtcccactaagaagacaaagtcgctgaggagacagattcttgggtttcaacaacgagATGGCGAGACTCTTCGTCAatcttgggaaagatacaagaaggtactcagagactgcccacaTCATTGTCAGGCTGATGAATtattgggtcacactttcgtTGATGGGTTGGAtgaggcatcaaagatgaatcttgactcagcatgTGGgtgtagttgcatggcaagacctTATAGTGAGATCCAGATCCCGCTAAACAATTTCACTGCTAATTATAATAATTGGCAAGTACATGGGGAACCACGAAGAGCACTTAAACAAAAGACAACAGGTGTGATCGAGCTTGATGATTTCTCATCCATGAGGGTAGATATAGCGAGATTAGCAAATCAATTGAATAAGATGATAATGCACCAAGCACAACAGATCCAGCATGTGCAACAAATGTCTACTTGCTCTGAGTTATGTAGTGAAGGTCACACAAGTGACATATGCCCCGTGAATCCTGAATCCATCTACTACGTGGGGCAACAAGCTAGAGGGCCGATGAATCAAAATGCTCAATATGGTAACATATACAATCtgaactggaggaatcatcctaacttctcttggggtggaaatcagaACTTCAGGTCTCAAGCAAATTATAATCATCCACCTCAACCTCCACAACAATCAGAAGAGAGTTTGACTGACATGATGAAAAAGCTCGTGCTAGACAATCAGAAAGAGAATCAACAATTGCGCACATCGTTCAGAAATCTAGAGAGGCGGTTTGGGTTAATTGCTAACAATCAGAATATTAGACCTGTTAGAGCTCTCCCAAGTGATATAGAGAAAAATTCTCAAGTCAATTCAGTGACGTTGAGAAATGGGAGAGAGTTAGTAGAAGTggctaagaaaaaataaaagcagTCTGGGCTCGAAGAAGAAAGAGTGCCAAAACCTGTAGAGGTATATGAGAGAAACAGAAGAGAGTCTGAGCAAATATCAGAGAGGGTGCCACCTCCTTTTCCTCAAAGACTGAGAAATAAGAATGATCACCACATGTTTCACAAATTTTTAGATATGCTGAAGCAGATACACTTGAACATCCCTTTGGTGGACATGCTCCGTGAGGTCCCAAAATATATTAAGGATATAGTGGCAAATAAGAGGAGGTTAACTGAATTTGAGACCggtgcacttactgaggagtgcacttccagGATTTAACATAAGCttccacaaaagcttaaggatccagGTAGTTTTACCATCCCCGTGAGGATTGGTGAAATTGATGTGGGTAgagccttgtgtgatttgggttcAAGTATCAATCTGATGCCATTGTCAGTGTTCAAACAATTGGGATTAGGAGCTCTGAGACCCACCACGGTGCTTCTACAGTTAGCTGACATATCTTATGTTTATCCTGAGGGGGTAATTGAGGACGTCTTGCTGCAGATTGGGAAGTTTATTTTCCCTGCAGATTTTATCATCCTGGACTACGAGGCTGATGAGTTAGTTCTTATCATCTTGGGACGAACTCTTTTGGCAACTAGAGATGCCATTATCAAAGTCCGAGAAGGTAAGATGATCCTGAGGGTTGACAATGAAGAAGGGGTCTTCAATGTTTATCGAGCCATTCCGTTGCCTCTTCATTACGAGGACCTGGCCATAATTTCTATGATGAAGATAAATGAACCAGCAGTAGAGACAAGTGGATTTAAAGAAGATGCACTAGAAAAGGCATTGATGTTGTTCAATCACTTAGAACTGGAAGAAGAGGTTGAGGAGATGTTGCAAATTTTGGATGCATTTTGTGAATACATAAGAGAAAGATCCCAGTTTGAGCCTCTGGATAGGACAATAGGCCTGCCCCCTAGACCCTCAGTTGAGGAGGCTCCAAAACTGGAACTTAAACCCTTACCATCTCATCTTCATTATGTATATTTGGGTAGTTCTAAGACTTTACCTGTGATTGTTTCTTCTTATTTATCTAAATTTCAGGAAGAAAAGATCTTAGGTGTAATGAGGGAGCACAAGCATGCCATTGgttggacaatgtctgacataaaGGGTATTAGTCCTGcattctgcatgcacaaaatactCATGGAGGAGGGACACAAGCCTAGCGTGGAACATCAACGCCGCCTAAATCCAATAATGAAAGAGGTgataagaaaagaagtgattaagtggctcgtCATAGGTATAGTATTTCCCATCTCCGATAGTAAGTGGGTAAGCCCTGTTCAATGTGTACCTAAAGGGGGGGTATGTATGACTGTTGTAGTGAACGAACAAAATGAATTAATCCCAACTAGGACTATAACTGGTTGGCGAATATGCATAGATTATAGGAAGTTGAATAATGCTACACGAAAAGATCACTTCCCCCTCCCCTTCATTGAACAAATGCTTGACAGGTTAGCCGGACAGGAatactattgtttccttgatggctattcagggtataatcagattgctattgCCCCGGAAGATCAAGAAAATACCACTTTTACATGCTCTTATGGcacttatgcatttaagagaatgtcattcgggttgtataatgcacctgcgacttttcaaaggtgtatgatagctattttcaccgatatggtggaacgGTTTGAGGAGGTTTTTGTGGATGATTTTTTCTGTGTTTGGTCCTTATTTTGATGAATGCTTGACCAATCTTGCTAAAGTGCTTTCCAGGTGTGAGAGACTAATCTGGTACTGAATTggaaaaagtgccattttatggtatgtgaaggtatagtgttgggCACAAGGTGTCCAAAGATGGACTGGAAGTTGACAAATCTaaggtggaagcaattgaaaagTTGCCACCACCAATTTTGGTGAAAGgagttaggagttttcaggaacatgcaggtttttatcgtcgattTATATAGGATTTCTCAAAAATTTCTTCTCTTTTGTGCAGGTTGTTAGAGAAGGATGTGTCATTCAAGTTTGACgatgcttgtctgaaagcatttgaggagctgaaaaAGAAGTTAGTAAGTGCACCAATCATAGTGACTCCTGACCGGAAAGAGccatttgagctgatgtgtgatgcTAGTAATGGTGCAATTGGGGCCGTGTTGGGCCAGAGGAGGAGCAAAAATATTTCACTCCATTTACTACGCCAGAAAGACTCTCACTCCCGCTCAAATAAATTATACTGTGATAGAAAAGGAGTTGCTTGTTGTAGTGTGGGCGTTCGATAAATTTTGGGCCTATTTGGTTggcaccaaagtcatcgtctacacagaccATGCAGCCATCAAGTATTTGTTCGAAAAGAAATATGCTAAACCAAGGCTAATCCGTTGGGTTTTACTCttgaaggaatttgatttggagatccgaGACCAAAAAGGATCAGAGAATCAAGTAGCTGATCATTTATCCAGGTTAGAAACTCGGAATCATGTAGCTGAGAGAGTCATCAAGGAAACATTCCCAGATGAGCAATTATTGGCCATTACTGctggggaggtgccatggtatgcagattttgTGAACTATCTGGCAAGTGGAGAGATGCCTCCTGATCTTGAACCATATGCTAAAAAGAAGTTCTTGCGGGATGTGAGGTCATatgtgtgggatgagccatttcTGTTCAAATCTTGTACCGATCAATTAATGAGAAGATGTGTGCCCGAATATGAAATAAATGCTATCTTACATGACTGTCATGCCTCGCCTTATGGTGGTCATTATGCGGGAGACAAAATGGCAACTAAGGTGTTGCAATCGGGTTTTTATTAGCCTAGGGTGTTTAAAGACGCCCATGAGTTCGTGAGAAGGTGTGATAGGTGCCAGTGAAaagcaacaatcacaaaaagGCATGAGATTCCATTGCACGGTATTATGGAGGTtaaatttttgatgtgtggggaattgattttatgggtccgtttCCCTTGTCCAGTGGGTGTAAGCACATTTTGGTGGCCGTTGACTATGTGTcgaagtgggtggaggccattgctcttcctaccaATGATGCCAAGGTTGTCGTCAACGTTGTGAAAAAGCATATCTTTACAAGGTTCGGCACTCACTCCGAGAGTGATGATTAGTGATGGGGGCACCCATTTCTGTAACAAGCTCTTGGACAATGTCTTATAACCATATGGGCTCAAATATGAGGTTGCAACCGCTTACCATCCTCAGACTAGTGggcaagtgtcacgacccgaaatttccaccttcggaccgtgatggcgcctaacatttcaacgttagaataatattatccattttaaaataatttttaaatttattaataacaaagaaccaAATGCGGAagaaaagtctgaaatgtagtgaataattcataaaaataacggtgtctaaataccatcccggaaatggtatcacaagtgcacgagcttctagaataatacaaataaaggtctgaataaaataaagctgtctgaaaataaatacacagctaaagtaaagtagatggggacttcagaactgcggaccccgtgcaattatacctcaagtctcctatgggtagctgaaatccgagcaagtctatggtacgccgctgggaccaactccgaaatctgtacaagaagtgcaaagtgtagtatcagtacaaccgaccccatgtactggtaagtgctgagcctaacctcgacgaagtagtgacgaggctaaggcaggtcacttataataacctgtacgcaataatagtaataacaacaataatataaataaattaggTAACTCATTTTTAACAATGGAAGCCAAttcggcagtcataaccaattattatttcaaccactttccgttgcagcgtgcaacctgttcccacaatatattcattttcagctctccaatatatttattttaatcaagtatatatatagacttttaaataagtctaatgcggcgtgcaatccgatcccccaatatagactttttaataagtgtgttgtggcgtgcaatctgatcccccaatatagactttttaataagtctgttgcggcgagaaacccgatcccccaatatggacttttaaacaagtctgttgcgtcgtgcaactcgatcctccaatatggacttttaataagtctgttgcgacgtgcaacacgatcccccaatatggacttttactaagtctgttgcggcgtgcaacccgatcccccaatatggacttttaataagtctgttgcggcgtacaacccgatcccccaatatgttCATTtaaatcaattctgttgcggcatgcaacccgctcctccaatatattaatttaccaattcttataaaagaaattgccccaataaatacaacaattaatatgaaattataagacaataagcatacaataattttgattaaattatgaaacaaacaatgacaaataacaatttattatggaaatcaaggAGAACATAGGCAGTTtattatttaatatgctaaatgtcaagtagcaattaaaacacataaataaaataaacatgtaacaattattgcaagAATTacagaattaatatttgacaaagaataagagagaaacaattattataacaattaattcgtgtcttaaaacaatttaatatgtttaaataattaagcaagcaattaaattgacaaagtataggtactcgtcaccttgcctataaatcgttgcacatgaaattcacatagtcAAATAATTcaggggttctattccctcaagtcaaggttaaccacgacacttacctcgctttgcaatttcaataaattactcgaccacaacttttccttttaaatttgtctccaaaaacttcaaatctattcacaaacaattcgatataatcaatacgaatcataggaattaattccatatgaatttactaattttccggataaaatccgaaattcactttaaaaattgacagtggggcccacatttcaaatctcggaaaaacttacaaaattcgaatactcattccgatacaagtccaaccatacaaacattatccaattccgatgtcaaatggatctttaaatcataaatttttatttttggaaagttttacaaaaattccaatttcttccatctaaatgatgaatatagacatggatttatgaattataatcacttttggttatagaacacttacccaattcaaagtcgtgaaaaatcgctttggaatcgccaaaattcgagactcaaaactcaaaaaatgagtaaaaatggcaaaaaccCGATTTTATGTGTTCTGTTCAGCATTTCCTCTTTTGCGGAaaattgaccgcaggtgcgattacaccagaaggccaaaattttaaatttttccttaagtccaaattttgatccgttaaccatccggaatccacccgagccccccgggacctcaatcaattataccaacaagttctaaaacatcatatgaacttagtcgagacctcaaatcacatcaaacaacgctaaaattacaattcatacctcgattcgaactttgagttttaaacatttCAATTTGCAAATGTCAtgccgaaacatgttaaatgaatcctgaatgacttcaaatttggcacacaagtcataaatgacataacagagctattccaatttccagaatcggattccgaccccgatatcaaagagtcaactccgtggtcaaacctggaaatctttagcctttaaatttctag is drawn from Nicotiana tabacum cultivar K326 chromosome 22, ASM71507v2, whole genome shotgun sequence and contains these coding sequences:
- the LOC107798884 gene encoding uncharacterized protein LOC107798884 — its product is MPLSVFKQLGLGALRPTTVLLQLADISYVYPEGVIEDVLLQIGKFIFPADFIILDYEADELVLIILGRTLLATRDAIIKVREGKMILRVDNEEGVFNVYRAIPLPLHYEDLAIISMMKINEPAVETSGFKEDALEKALMLFNHLELEEEVEEMLQILDAFCEYIRERSQFEPLDRTIGLPPRPSVEEAPKLELKPLPSHLHYVYLGSSKTLPVIVSSYLSKFQEEKILGVMREHKHAIGWTMSDIKGISPAFCMHKILMEEGHKPSVEHQRRLNPIMKEVIRKEVIKWLVIGIVFPISDSKWVSPVQCVPKGGVCMTVVVNEQNELIPTRTITGWRICIDYRKLNNATRKDHFPLPFIEQMLDRYSVGHKVSKDGLEVDKSKVEAIEKLLEKDVSFKFDDACLKAFEELKKKLVSAPIIVTPDRKEPFELMCDAKKELLVVVWAFDKFWAYLVGTKVIVYTDHAAIKYLFEKKYAKPRLIRWVLLLKEFDLEIRDQKGSENQVADHLSRLETRNHVAERVIKETFPDEQLLAITAGEVPWYADFVNYLASGEMPPDLEPYAKKKFLRDVRSYVWDEPFLFKSCTDQLMRRCVPEYEINAILHDCHASPYGGHYAGDKMATKQVEVSNREIKQILEKTVSARRKDWAAKLDDALWAYWTAYKTQIETSPYKLVMGRHAIYRWNLSTRPIGIISIRGKAIGSVKIELEGEN